Sequence from the Primulina huaijiensis isolate GDHJ02 chromosome 16, ASM1229523v2, whole genome shotgun sequence genome:
TATTTGCTGTTGGACCAGAAAACTGAACGGGACCTGTTACAGATTCCACATACAAGGTTCAaatgcattagataaatttccaTATTATTCAAGTTTTTAATCATTCTTTGATAATAATATGGTGCAGATTGCTAAAACATGCCTGTATTTTATACGGAGCATTTGAAGTGTAGAAAGAAATAAGTAATTGTTCGATCAATGGCACAAATGGACTTAGAATTTTCGACGAGTGAGAGAAAATTCACGTTTCTTGACTAAATGCACAAACGAAGAAGTGTTAAAAATGAATTggattatgatttgtgattGGAATACCTACCTGGATTGACATACCGATTCTTCATAGCCCATTCGTCACGcatggattcaaattttttgaaaggAGCTCCTGGTGCAACACAGAGGTGTGTTAAATTAATCCAACTTCGATAAGAGTCTCAGGAAGATACATAACAGCAGTTAAAAATGTATGATATCCAATAAAATTTACCTTCGAGTTCGACCATTGCCTTCTTAATCACGGGTTTAAACTTTCCTGGAGGAGGATCAATAATCATCATAAAACAGAAATGAAAACTCAAGGTGTTGCAAGATACAAGTTCATGGGAGGCTATGATACCGTGTCTCCTTTCCACATCCATCAAAGCAGTCAAAGCTGTTCCACCTACACTCCATTTCTCAACTGGAGCACTCAAGTTCCCCACCTGAATCATATGCAAAGTCACGACATAAGGCTCTATGAAAGTATGAATTATCTGATTACTGGTGTTGAAATAGAGATACCATTCGAACGTGAGAAAAATGAGAAGTAAATGGAAGAGGGAAGAACTAACCGAGGAAATCAGACCAGTCTTGCCAGAATGCAGTAGTACTCCAGCAGCATAACCCAATGCATAGCAGTAGTTGGAGTCGAAGTTAGAAGGTAAACCACATCTACCTTCATAACTGGAAAAGAAAAGTAAAAATGAAACCAAGAAGTAAAATAGCCGCTGTTCCTTGTTATTTTCTGACAATATTCCCAGAGACAGATAAAACAGTTAAGTCCCAGTATGATGGTTAATTCtatgaaactttgaaaatttataagCACAATTGCACAAAGTTATTACTTACCCGAAAAAATGAGATTGTCCCTTAAACTCTTTATTGTATAAACCCTGCTTCTTTCTGGATTCTAATTCAGTTTCAACCATCTGGATAAGCATTTTCTCTGTTTCTATTTTAGCAACCTAAAATGAAATGTTAAAGCAGTGAAATGATAAAGAACAAACAGCCTGAAGTACTATCATGTTATTCTCTCAAGATCTATTAAATAAGGTTTGGAAATAAGTCGAGAACTAGAGTAAAACGAAGGGACAGCAATTAAAGCAATGAATACCTGCACATTTCCATGTGGATCTCTTTCCAGCAGCAGTTGCTCCTGAATTGCTGGTGGTAGCAGTTCAAAAAGGCTGTGAGATTGACTCCTGAGTTTCTTCTTCCACATTCCACCTTCATCAACAACATCATTAGCGAGAATTTCATTCAACTCTGCAATCAGTTGTTGCACCTGATACATAAGAAAATGTGATGTTGGCAAATAATAACTTTTCCTCAATGACTCAATAGTTTTTAGATGGTACAGCAAGTTGAAGAAGTTATTAAAGATGACAATATATATGCCTCTAACAGGAGTCAAACCTCTGGGATAAAATCAATCAAGCCTTCTGGTATGAGTATGACCCCATAGTTGTAGCCAAGTTCCGCACGTTTACTGATCACATCAGTAATATAATCTGTAACATTCTTCAGAGTCTGTTTCTTTGCTGCAACcttcaagaagaagaaaatgtttatgaactTCACAAGAATCCTTTGATTAATTCCCTAACCACCCCTCCACTCGATTTTTCGGCTTTCATTCCATTTGTATGACTCACAATGCCGGTTGccaatcaaatataaaatattaaaaaatttaaccgAAGAATACCTCTTCACCAATTATAGTTATATTGGGATGAGTCTGCAAAGCGCACTCCAGTGTTATGTGAGAAGCAGCACGGCCCATAAGCCTCACAACTATACATGACATTTCTTAAGTAAGATTGTAATTGTTGCACAAATTACAGAATAATTTTCCAGTTGAACTAAACACAATTAAAGAACTTACAATGATAATATTTTCCAGTTGAACGAGCATCTAGCATGACATTTCCAATCATTTCTGCATATATCTAATACCAGAAAACAATAACAAACATGGGGTTGGGGAAAAAGAAGAAGGGTATCTGGATGTTTgagaattttacgtctaagtaGCATTTGATCATTTAAAAAAACGTGAGTTTGCTGAATAAAAgaatatgaaataaaattcaCGCACTAAAGATGTAGTTAAATAAGGCAAAGCTAAAAGACAGATCATCTTGACATATTCGGTAATCCATGAATAAATGGAGAATGTGACTTAAACACTTCAAAAAGGGTACTTACTCACGTAAGATGGCAAAAGAGAAAACTGAAGGAAACAATTTAAGCATATTCAAAAAAATGTACAAAATTGTCTAAAATCCAAAGTAACTTGTGACATCCAGGCTCAAAGAGGCCAATGAATCGTAATGTCAGCATGTGGAGAAGCACTCACTCATCATTAAAATTAATAGAACAGCCATCAAGCTGGTATGTTGCAATTGTATGATACTAGTTAATTCTAGACTCGGTTGTTCAAATTAAGAGAGGATTAATTTACAATTTCCGTAACTGGAAGAGTCTTTTATTAACGTATCAGAAGGCTAATTGATTGTCCCTCTCAAGGATGTCCAACACCTAAATCACGTCCCATAGGGATTTCGCAAAGATGTGCAAATGCATTCAGTTTCATTAGAGGATCGAGGAACGATTCTCACATCAAAAGGCAAAATGGTAGTTACACCTCAATGGCTTATACTTTCCGAACAAGGACTTGTATGCACGTAAAGCTATTCCTATGCTCACTGAGATGATAGGTAGTACACCTCTATTGGCAGCAAAAAGAATCAGAAGTACGGAAATTGCTGCAACATAATGTTTACCTTGCATGCTGTGTCAAATCCAAAGCTTGTGGGAACTTCTTTACATTTCAGGTCACCATCTATTGTCTTAGGACATCCAATAACCCGAGTTTTCAGTTTCCTCCCCCTGAAATGTTTATTCAACTACTAAACTTGAACAGAGCTACATGCAgcagaaataaaaataactatccaGGAGAACAATTCCGACCTAAAATTTTCAGCAAGAAGACAGGCATTAGTGTTTGAGTCATCTCCTCCTATGACTACAAGTCCATCTAAATCAAGTTTCTTTGCTGTGTCTTCTGCCTGGCTGAACTGAGGTAACATAATGTAGGTGTTATAAGGCTGCTGGTTACTTGGCCACAAGGATTTAGAGATATGACGCAATCAAAGGCACTTATGAATGAATGTCGATTGAACAAACTGAAATAGGAAATTCTTTAACAGTAGGCATAAGGCGCAAATGACAGTGTGTGTGATTAATAAAGTCCACAGTTTTAATCATTTGCCGTACACTTTATTTAATCATCAAAcgtctttaaaaaaattccacCTAACAGTAACAATATTTAGAATCTCTCTAAGATGGTTAAACCGATGATTTTAGGGACAACGTTTAAATAGGCTCATTAGGACTCCGCAACGATAAGGTTTATAAAGCAATTGTGTTACATATATTATATCATGCAGACATGACTTAATGTAACTTTGATTGTTCGCAATATGAGTTTTTTTTGGGTTCCGTAAACTCAATGTGGCTACCGTACATATGTTTCCATGTGCCTTACTACAACCATCGGTGATTTTATGGAAAGCTAGCTCCAATATTTGTGTCATTGCTGATGTAAAAAGTACCCTTGATGGtttatgaaatatacaaaacttATGTAAATAAAATGGGATACTGATTATCTACTTGTTCAGGGGTTTCTATTTTGTCTCTCCCGCTACAAATCATGTCAAAACCACCCTGCAAGAGAAAACAATACATTGTTTATAAAATGCTTAAATttgcatgatctagacatcctCCAACAAAAGAAAACTAAAACAATAAATGTAGCATGAAGATATTTAACTGTAAGTCTAATCATCGCATGTAAAAGCATTGTCCAACCTCACAGATTTACATGTATATTTTCCTTGTGACAATGATTTACGTAAAATTCTCTCATTAACCATGAGCATGAGTTGTTTTAGTTCAACGGTTAAATAGAACTAGCATGATAAAATCAAAATGAATACCAGAATACTATATAAAGCATGTTTCATGCACATCAAATCGCAAAGTTTCGCATGGTGTAAAGATTCTTTGTTTAAGATTTGATTCACTAGATAATAGTAAGATAGTACGTACCAATGGAAAATAAACCACTATGGGAGTAAATGTCGAGATATGAAATATAAAGACAGTGgaaaataaatcaagaaaaatcgCATAGGAAGGAGTTCATGCACAGGTGACATAATTTTGTTTCGTAAGAAGATAGAAACCAAAAGAAGATAGCTGTTGAGATATTGTCTTACCGTGGATGAAAATCGGTAAAATCAAAGGGACAAGGAAAATTtacttaaaatgatttattatacCTCAGTAAAATCAAATGGTAAAGATTCTTACTTGGTTTCGATAAGGATAAACAAAGTCGGTGGTCAGTTGGACGTATTTACACTTCATAATCCCTGCTGGACCACCCTTAAAACCGTACAATTTGCTACCTTTTGCCCTATCCTGCAAATAATCTAAGAAAAAGACTTTCACAAAAACTGGAAGTAACCTATTTTATGACATAAGTTATCAATAATTTTGAACTTCAGAAGTTAAGAAGCTCACCAAAGAGACCAGATATCACATTATGCCCACCAGGAGCTTGTCCTCCAGAGAGGACAACACCAATCTTTAAGCTTAAGTCGGAAGGAGTGTTAGATGAATCACCGGGAACAAGCACTGCTGATGGTTGTCCAAAGAGATTAGGGAAAAGCTTCGCAATTTCGTCTATAGAAACAATGAAAGTCGATGCATCAATATTTgtcaagaaaaaattttaaaaatatttttaacatcaaCTTCTAGATGGACACTTCTTTAGTTATTCTCATGCATTTAcaacctaaaaatcaaaatcttcatTCTCTAATTTAATTCATTAGTTGATTGATACCTCTGCTCCAGAGATAAATGCCGAATTTCTAAAAGCATATGAATTGCGGGATGTTAGTGAATTTCTTTAGTTACATGTTGGGTTTATATACATTTGTTTCATCTCTTGAGACAAAGAGCTGTATGCTGACGTCAGATATTAGTTGCTCTTTAAGTCATCTCTAATAATCAAATACATACGTATTCTTTTAATAATGACCAATGATTTTGTAATACTATTCATTAACACAGCCCACAAGGTTTCATGCATGTCTTTCATGCACATTACTCCTGCGAGCTAATTAATTAGTGTGACCAATCTAtgtaaaaaatgactaaaagtGTAAGTAAAAAGCATACTTCTGAGACTGAAAttagatgatcaattcaaataaaaaaaaatatagaatcaaaattgcaatttttctCGCTAAACAAGTGAACCATGTCTAGGTTTCATGGTCAAAGCCAGAGGTTCATTGAAGGGTTGAAACATGGCTTGTGTTGAGATTTGAGAAGCAAGGCCGAGCCTCAGGGCTACTTGCATGCCGTTTAGGTTTTTATTAACATGCTTTGTGGTAAGCAACACTAGTGAGATGAATCAACAGTTACATAGAACttgattaaaaatcaaaaaaaatatgagcAGTTGGATTTCTAAAACTTCgcaaaattataaaaacaaaactCATGCAGTCATGCCTCATCATGCACAACCATCATATGCATAGCGCATAGCGGATCATCTTTGTTTTTGGAAATTCATGACAATAGCTTATTTATTCCATAAACACAAACGATTCCCGACTTCAATCCCCACTATACTAAACATCACAATATATACTACTAAAACTGTTATTTGGTTAAAGCAGATAGCATTTAAAGTTACTTCACAATCACggtttcaacaaaaaataaaaacctgGATTTCCCGCGGCTGAACTTGGAGGACCATCGACAACTTTGAAGGGCTTCCTGAGAACCTCCGGCAA
This genomic interval carries:
- the LOC140961789 gene encoding pyrophosphate--fructose 6-phosphate 1-phosphotransferase subunit beta-like, with translation MASSGATLPGRSASDYSEVQASRLEVSLPLPEVLRKPFKVVDGPPSSAAGNPDEIAKLFPNLFGQPSAVLVPGDSSNTPSDLSLKIGVVLSGGQAPGGHNVISGLFDYLQDRAKGSKLYGFKGGPAGIMKCKYVQLTTDFVYPYRNQGGFDMICSGRDKIETPEQFSQAEDTAKKLDLDGLVVIGGDDSNTNACLLAENFRGRKLKTRVIGCPKTIDGDLKCKEVPTSFGFDTACKIYAEMIGNVMLDARSTGKYYHFVRLMGRAASHITLECALQTHPNITIIGEEVAAKKQTLKNVTDYITDVISKRAELGYNYGVILIPEGLIDFIPEVQQLIAELNEILANDVVDEGGMWKKKLRSQSHSLFELLPPAIQEQLLLERDPHGNVQVAKIETEKMLIQMVETELESRKKQGLYNKEFKGQSHFFGYEGRCGLPSNFDSNYCYALGYAAGVLLHSGKTGLISSVGNLSAPVEKWSVGGTALTALMDVERRHGKFKPVIKKAMVELEGAPFKKFESMRDEWAMKNRYVNPGPVQFSGPTANNINHTLMLELGTKA